A stretch of the Bacillus sp. FJAT-18017 genome encodes the following:
- a CDS encoding YxiJ family protein, with the protein MNNELGNPFPYSDIYKVLEDFKNEFLSLSEDEDFLIGDFNTYCMNIAGTLSYVLGGKINKIPQGQIEMLKESFFDFYKQYKFLEEKVENYNEFFQEYKNFERARRLLLTLFSN; encoded by the coding sequence ATAAATAATGAATTAGGCAATCCCTTCCCATATAGTGATATTTATAAAGTGCTAGAAGATTTTAAAAATGAATTTTTGTCTTTATCAGAGGACGAGGACTTTCTAATTGGTGATTTTAATACTTATTGTATGAATATAGCTGGAACTCTAAGTTATGTTTTAGGAGGTAAAATAAATAAAATCCCACAAGGTCAAATTGAGATGCTGAAGGAGTCTTTTTTTGATTTTTATAAACAGTATAAGTTTTTGGAGGAGAAAGTTGAAAACTATAACGAATTTTTTCAGGAATATAAAAACTTTGAACGAGCACGAAGGTTGTTATTAACCTTGTTCTCAAATTAG
- a CDS encoding PepSY domain-containing protein, which produces MKLKVCLIAFIILGLSYSLFLIFIKDNPRTISQKEAEEIVANFYGGKVVKAKLEQESGNYQLMFENEKGVYKVSVDSETKKISNIRLVEQKEDLVTLEEAKKNIEKQLGTQVNQIKEVKKEGQPFVEATVEKDNKHYRIEYDLKEKTIVSNTEVMSNGSKPLNISEQKAKDIALQQIHGKITDLSIVNNQNGKHYKVTVDDYSEGAYVYVQAHTGKVSSISWYTEQPDDADDNSMDEADDDDESND; this is translated from the coding sequence ATGAAATTAAAAGTCTGTCTTATTGCGTTTATCATTTTAGGCTTATCTTATTCATTGTTTCTCATTTTTATTAAAGATAATCCTAGGACGATTTCACAAAAAGAAGCTGAAGAAATCGTTGCTAATTTTTACGGAGGAAAGGTAGTAAAGGCAAAGCTAGAACAAGAGAGTGGCAACTATCAACTGATGTTTGAAAATGAGAAAGGGGTTTATAAAGTTTCAGTTGATAGTGAAACGAAGAAAATCAGTAATATACGGCTTGTTGAACAAAAAGAAGACTTGGTTACACTTGAAGAAGCCAAAAAAAATATAGAGAAACAATTAGGTACCCAGGTTAATCAAATAAAAGAAGTGAAGAAAGAAGGGCAACCTTTCGTAGAGGCAACAGTTGAGAAAGATAATAAACATTATCGCATTGAATATGATTTAAAAGAGAAAACCATTGTATCGAATACCGAGGTAATGAGTAATGGAAGCAAACCACTAAATATATCAGAACAGAAAGCAAAAGATATTGCATTACAACAAATTCACGGTAAAATCACAGATTTATCCATTGTAAATAATCAAAATGGAAAGCACTATAAAGTGACAGTGGATGATTATTCAGAAGGTGCCTATGTATATGTTCAAGCACATACAGGAAAAGTATCATCCATTTCATGGTATACGGAACAACCAGACGATGCTGATGATAATAGTATGGATGAGGCCGATGACGATGATGAAAGTAATGACTAG
- a CDS encoding pyridoxamine 5'-phosphate oxidase family protein: MKFENTIKTEDELRALIGFPSELANNKAITYLDKNCVEFISKSPFLVISTSDEFGYCDVSPRGDQAGFVHIVSEKQLVIPERPGNKRIDSMRNILSNPRIGLLFLIPGLGETLRVNGKATLVKDDELLQKMAFNGKRPLLGIGVEVEECFIHCAKAFKRSGVWEPNSWTDKALLPSAAKAIFEHAKLPNTSLESIQERLEEGYSKRLY; encoded by the coding sequence TTGAAATTTGAAAATACTATTAAAACAGAAGACGAATTACGAGCACTTATTGGTTTTCCAAGTGAATTAGCAAATAACAAAGCCATTACATATCTTGATAAAAATTGTGTAGAGTTTATATCGAAATCACCCTTTTTGGTTATATCAACTTCGGATGAATTCGGCTATTGTGATGTTTCGCCAAGAGGTGATCAGGCTGGATTTGTACATATTGTAAGTGAGAAACAGTTAGTGATACCTGAAAGGCCGGGAAATAAAAGAATCGATTCAATGCGGAATATCTTATCCAATCCAAGAATTGGCCTTCTCTTTTTGATTCCCGGGCTGGGTGAAACGTTGAGAGTGAATGGTAAAGCCACTTTGGTAAAAGATGATGAACTACTTCAGAAGATGGCGTTCAATGGAAAAAGGCCGCTTCTGGGCATCGGTGTTGAGGTAGAAGAATGTTTTATTCATTGTGCAAAAGCCTTTAAACGTTCGGGGGTATGGGAACCTAATTCGTGGACGGATAAAGCCTTGTTGCCATCGGCTGCTAAAGCAATATTTGAGCACGCTAAACTCCCTAATACAAGTCTA